The DNA segment ATGACAAGGCCGCAAGGCCCCGCAGGCGGCCCTCCTTCATTTAGCGAGCGCCGGAGACTGTCCCGGCGTCAGTCCGCGCTGTTTGACGAGCGGATCGTTGGTGTCACGCGGCGTTATCCAGTGATCGACCACATAGAGCGATCCGAAATAAACTAGGAAGCCAGCGGTCGCAGCGACGATGACGGCCCCGATCAATTGCCTTGTTGAAAGCTCCCCAGACATATGACAGAGCCTATCGGTTCCAGTGTTTAACACAAGGAGAAGGCCGCCTCAGTGGGCGGGCTCACGCTGCCTTCAGGGTGGACCAGTTGGCGGCCTCACCGGACTGATTTGTGAAAGCGGGCCGGAGGCGCGGTTTGGGGTGAATCAATGAATGAGCCCCTACGGCCACGAGGATAGCCGCGGCGACGATTATCGCCAAGACGATAGCCAGCTCCTTGTTGGACCCGAACACGTTGCGCAGACCTCAGGAAGTGAACCTCTAGTCCTCGTCGGAATGTCGCTCGATCAGTCCAACCCGCCGCTCGTGATTCCGGACTTCCAGCTTGAGTGTCGGCAAGCGTCATGGCGTGCGCGATAGCCTCGATGTCGCTCTTCGCGATGAACGCCTGTGACGGACTGCAGAAGGCCGGTGGTGTCGACGGGAAATGCGCGGTACATCGGCAGGTCAAACCCGTGAACGATATCAATTTTCCCGCTTAGGCTCTTCCGGTAGGCTAAACGTCAGCCGTCGATCAGCCAGAAACGGACCCGGAGCGATCGTTGGCGCTTCAAATCGGAACTATCGAAGCTTCGCCTTCGGTTTGCCGGAATCGGAATTGGGGCCGAGGCAGCCTCAGTTGGGACTTCCGAAGGTCTGCTGCGGCAAAGCTCGCTCAATTGCCGCAAGCGGAAATAGGATTGTCGGCCTCCCACGCCGGGGTCGCGTAGTCGAGCGCGACCATCCGCCCCTTCAGAGCAACGCTTCTCCGCGGACCGAATGGCGAGAGTTCGGAAAGCGCGTACCGCAAATTGATCTCCGGCGCGGGGGGCACTCGGCTGCGGCATCGCTGCGCCAAGGCTGAACGTCGGCTCGAAACGAAGCTGGCCGGCGAACTGCCGGCGTGGTTCGATGGCTTTTCAGCTAACGGATCTGTCGACCAGCGGCCAGCAGCAGCGCGCAAGTGAACCTCGGCGACGGCAGAGCGTTGGAAATTCCTACGTCCCCGAACCTTGGACATCCATGCGTACAGCAGCAAGAACTCGATCCAGCCTTCTTCGCCGGCAGCCAAGGTTTCCGATCACCGTCCGCCCGACGAAGGCCGATCTAGCGATCGCGAGTGAAATCGCCCGCGACACCGGCCCGGCTCCGGAGGAGGTGGCACGCGCCCTGACCTGGGGCGCTGACGAGAAGGTCCTTCTGGTTTTGGCGGCGGGCGGCTGGCTTGCCTCGCGCGGTCAAGGCGAACCGCTGAGGCGCGCCGGCAACCATGCCTTGCTGGTCGCGGTTGCGGCATCGTTGCTACCGCACGGGATGAAGCTTCTGTTTGACCAGACTCGTCCCGATCGCAGGACTGTGCTGGGCCACATTCACGGCATCTCGTTTTCCGGCAAGCGTGAGGATGCCTTTCCCTCCGGCCACGCGCTGCACATGGGTGCGCTCGCGTCGGCCGCCGGCACGCTTCCCGCCGGGCCCCGCCGAGCAATCAGAGCGCTCGCAGTCGGGCTTTCGCTGACGCGCGTCGCGGTTTTGGCCCACTGGGCAAGCGACGTCGTCGCCGGATTCGCGCTCGGAGCCATTCTCGAGCGGACCCTTCGACTGTGGACGGGCTATCCCCTCGATTCTTCGAAGGAGGGCAATCATGCCGAACCTTGAAGACCTGAAGGAATGCGCGGAGCGCGCCACCGGCATACGGCGACCTGGCAAGGGAGAGGCTTGCGATTTCGCGCGGGCGAGAAAACCCCACGCCGTTCGCTTCAAGGACGACGGTCTCGTCCCTAACCATCCGCGGTGGCCGCTCATCATCTACCGAGGCGCCGTCGAACTCGATGACCGCCACGATCCTGCGGCCGTGATCGAGGACCTGTTCGAAGCGAACGGATGGGGCGACACATGGCGCGACGGCATCTACGACTACGTGCACTATCACTCCAGGATCCACGAGGTTCTCGGCATCGCACGCGGCAAGGGGAGGGTCCGCTTCGGCGGCAAGAAAGGTCGAATATTTACGTTGAAGGCCGGCGACGTCGCCGTCCTGCCTGCCGGCACAGGCCACCAATGCCTGTCTGCATCCGACGACTTTCTCGTCATCGGCGCCTACCCGCCAGCCGGGACCTACGACGAGTGTACAACCATCCAGGACCGCCCCCGCGCCCTCAAGACCATCCCGAAGGTCGCATCGCCGCGTAAGGATCCCGTTTATGGGACCGGCGGCCCGGTATCTAGACTCTGGAAGAAAGCCAGATGACCGAGTACCTCGTCCGCTTCCTGGTCGGGGGCGTCGTGGTCTCGGCGTTCGCGATGCTGGGAGACATGCTGCGTCCCAAAAGCTTCGCCGGTCTGTTCGGGGCCGCGCCCTCCGTTGCGCTCGCCACGCTCGGCATCGCCGTGCACGGGCAAGGAGCCGATTACGCGGCCCAGCAAACTTGGGCGATGACGGCGGGGGCGATCGCGCTCGCGGTCTATGGCGTCGTCGTCTGCCAACTCCTCATTCGCACCCCGATACGGGCGGCCGTCGCCACGTTGCTGTCGCTCGCCGTCTGGCTGGTGATCGCATTCGGCCTGTTGATCCTCGCCGGAGGCCAGACATGAGCCCGATCGGTTTTTCGCCCTCGTCGCTCAAGGAAGGCCGCTGGTACGAATACCTCATTCGCTTCGTGCTCGGCGGCTCCGCGACCGTTTTCACCGGCTTCGTCAGTAGCCGTTTCGGGGCCTCGATCGGCGGTCTGTTTCTGGCACTTCCGGCCATCTTCTGCGCGAGCGCGACCCTGATCGAAAAGCATGAAATCCGCCGCAAGCGCGGGGCGGCCCTCGACGGCCGGCGACGGGGGAAGGAGGCCGCCGCGCTGGACTCCGCCGGTGCCGCGCTCGGCGCCCTCGGAATGCTGTCCTTCGCGATCGTGTTTTCGGTGACGGTGAAACGCAGCATCCCAGGCGCCTTCATCGGCGCGTCGGTCGCCTGGTTGGTGGTCTCGGTGGCGGCTTGGTACGCGCGCCGTAAGACGCGGTGCGTCCGGAGGACAGACAAATCAGCGGCCCCGGATTCCCGGGACCGCTGAGCAGTGAGAGGGCGTCAGGCCGCGGTCGAGGCCTTTGCGTTGACGCCCTTGCGCAGTGCCACCGTGTTCAGCTTGGCGTTCGCTGCCTTTTCCTCGTTGAGGTTGGTCGTCAGGAAGCGCACGATCTCGTCGTGACCGAGTTCTTCGGCCCATGCGATCAGGGTCCCGTAGCGACACATTTCGTAGTGCTCGACGGCCTGCGCGTTGGCGACGATGGCGGCGTCCAAAACCGCCTTGTCCTCGATCTCGCCAGCGGTCTCGTCCGCTTCCTTGATGATGCCGTCGATCGCCGGGCACTGCGTGCCGCTGGGCTGCTTGCCCAGCTTCTCGAACACCTTCTGAAGCCGCTGGACCTGCTTGGTGGTCTCTTCGAGGTGACTCTTCAGACCGCTTACGAGGTCGCGGTTGGTCGCCTTGTCGATCATCTTCGGAAGCGCTTTGAGGATCTGCTGTTCGGCGTAGTAGATGTCCTGCAGACCGTGGAGCAGCAGGTCCTCCATCGATTTTATGTCCTTGGTGAACATACCCATATTCGAGGTCTCCTTTCGCGATAATGGCGATGGAACGCTGTTGCGCGGCTGCTGTTCCATCAGGGGTTTACTCGGGAGATCGATATCTCTGAGGGACTGGACCGTTTGGCCGGTCTGCTGGAACGAGCAGCGCTGGACGTGGGGGCGACATGCCGCGCGAGATTCAGGAAGCGCTGTTTGAGACGGCTATGAAGGGGCGGCAGGCCGAGCGCGAGGAACTCGCCCGCCTGCTGCACGACCGTCATCCGCGCACGCGGCACCCCGCGAAGCCTGGCGGAGTGCAGTGAAGGAACCGGTTTCGGTATCGAAGCGTCGGCCGGGCTCGTCCAACGTCGCGGCCATACCCACCTGTGCCGCGAAGAGCGATCGTCTCGCCGTAACACGCATAAGGTCATTTTTGTTCCTCGCCCGTCCCCAGCGTCTGGCGTTCGATTAATCGCCGTCTGACCAGTTTCGCCTGACCGCAACCACGCCGCTCGCTGAACGAAAAAGCCAGGCCGATCGGCCGCTTTCAATATCGATGGCAAAAATCTCACGCGGCGGCAGTTGTAGACGTTGCTTGCTCAGAAACCACGTGAGATTGGTGTGGCGCGCCGGCAGCGGCGTCGATGCAAAGCTTGACGGCCTCGCCCAGGCTCGCGGCGACTAGATCGGCTTTTGCGTTATCACGCAGTATTTCCAACGCAACTTGGTCGATGTCTTTAACCCAACAGCCCAAGATAATAATTGCCTTTGGTAACTTCCGCCTTAGGCGCCGAACGGAATAACGCATATGCGCTGGCCCACTCGAATCGAGATAGACTAGGCAGACGATCGCAACGCCGGTCGTATCGAGCCGGTAGACATTTGTGGTAGAAAGCGCCTCTGGCCCCTCGAAGCGTGCTGCCAGCCCGTGTGCAGTCGAAAGCTGGGCCAGCATGATTGCGGCCGCTTCATCGATGAGACTGCGTCCAGCTATGCAGAGAACGGGATGTTCACCAAGCCAATCGGGCGACAGCTCTTCTCTGCCGAGAACTGGTAAATTTTCATGTGCCGCATTTTCCGCGACACTTTCGACCGCTGACGAAGCTTCAGCATCTGTGGTCAAATGCACTTTCGTCGGTGGCCGGTCATCCTGATCAGCAAGGTCACTTGCAAATTCGCTGACGGTATCTCGAATCTTTGTCAGCCGTTCTTGGTCAAGCGCGCCTCGCTCAGCATCAACTTGTGCAAGCTGCAAGCCCTTCAATGCGACCTCATCGTAGTATGAGGCCAGAGATCGCTCCTTCAGAAATTCTTCAGCTTTTTCGGCGGCTTCAGTCGGGTCGCCCGCTAGCATGCGCTGATAAAAGATTTCGGGGGGAGAGAGAGCTGGGCGGTCTCCAAACATGACGTCAAGAAATTCCAGGCGCTCCACATGACGCCCAAGCACAACAAGGCATACCGTCAGAGGTGTAGCGAGGACGAGACCAATCGGGCCCCAAAGCGCGGTCCAAAACGTCGCCGCCGCAACCACAGCAACTGGGGAAAGCCCTGTACTATGGCCG comes from the Bradyrhizobium erythrophlei genome and includes:
- a CDS encoding phosphatase PAP2 family protein → MRTAARTRSSLLRRQPRFPITVRPTKADLAIASEIARDTGPAPEEVARALTWGADEKVLLVLAAGGWLASRGQGEPLRRAGNHALLVAVAASLLPHGMKLLFDQTRPDRRTVLGHIHGISFSGKREDAFPSGHALHMGALASAAGTLPAGPRRAIRALAVGLSLTRVAVLAHWASDVVAGFALGAILERTLRLWTGYPLDSSKEGNHAEP
- a CDS encoding cupin domain-containing protein, translating into MPNLEDLKECAERATGIRRPGKGEACDFARARKPHAVRFKDDGLVPNHPRWPLIIYRGAVELDDRHDPAAVIEDLFEANGWGDTWRDGIYDYVHYHSRIHEVLGIARGKGRVRFGGKKGRIFTLKAGDVAVLPAGTGHQCLSASDDFLVIGAYPPAGTYDECTTIQDRPRALKTIPKVASPRKDPVYGTGGPVSRLWKKAR
- a CDS encoding DUF3147 family protein — encoded protein: MTEYLVRFLVGGVVVSAFAMLGDMLRPKSFAGLFGAAPSVALATLGIAVHGQGADYAAQQTWAMTAGAIALAVYGVVVCQLLIRTPIRAAVATLLSLAVWLVIAFGLLILAGGQT
- a CDS encoding DUF3147 family protein; this encodes MSPIGFSPSSLKEGRWYEYLIRFVLGGSATVFTGFVSSRFGASIGGLFLALPAIFCASATLIEKHEIRRKRGAALDGRRRGKEAAALDSAGAALGALGMLSFAIVFSVTVKRSIPGAFIGASVAWLVVSVAAWYARRKTRCVRRTDKSAAPDSRDR
- a CDS encoding ferritin-like domain-containing protein; this encodes MGMFTKDIKSMEDLLLHGLQDIYYAEQQILKALPKMIDKATNRDLVSGLKSHLEETTKQVQRLQKVFEKLGKQPSGTQCPAIDGIIKEADETAGEIEDKAVLDAAIVANAQAVEHYEMCRYGTLIAWAEELGHDEIVRFLTTNLNEEKAANAKLNTVALRKGVNAKASTAA